The proteins below come from a single Myripristis murdjan chromosome 10, fMyrMur1.1, whole genome shotgun sequence genomic window:
- the npy7r gene encoding neuropeptide Y receptor Y7 — MSPTDPFNNTGEGGNSETDAMQWYQGILGNDTGFHRPGFHTDITKHIGVQITLITAYSLIILLGLLGNSLVIYMIIRYRNMRTVTNFFIANLALADLLVDTLCLPFTLVYTLLDEWKFGAVLCHMVPFAQALSVHVSILTLTVIALERYRCIVFHLGQRLTWHSSFLIMALTWTLSAVLAGPLAIFREYRYEEIPSINLRFAVCSEKWPHGSSRDGVIYSLSMLLLQYIIPLAVISYAYICIWIKLKNHVSPSSRNDSVNRRKKTTKMLALVVVVFATCWLPFHVFQLASDLDLVLRLKEYKLIYTVFHIVAMCSTFTNPLLYGWMNKNYRNGFLMVFRCEDKPDTFHPEGSFRTRSLRGMTLNGRNGGHPPTAV, encoded by the coding sequence ATGAGCCCCACAGACCCATTCAACAACACAGGAGAAGGAGGGAATAGTGAAACAGATGCCATGCAATGGTACCAGGGGATTCTAGGTAATGACACGGGCTTCCACAGACCTGGCTTCCACACAGACATCACCAAGCACATCGGGGTTCAGATCACCCTGATTACAGCCTACTCCCTCATCATCCTCCTTGGGCTGCTGGGGAACTCTCTGGTCATCTATATGATCATTCGCTACAGAAACATGCGAACAGTAACCAACTTCTTCATAGCTAACCTGGCTCTTGCAGACCTTCTGGTGGACACTCTGTGCTTGCCCTTCACCCTGGTCTACACTCTGCTGGATGAGTGGAAGTTTGGGGCTGTGCTATGCCACATGGTGCCCTTTGCCCAAGCCCTGAGCGTGCACGTGTCCATCCTGACCCTGACGGTCATAGCCTTGGAGCGTTACCGCTGCATTGTCTTCCACCTGGGTCAGCGCCTCACCTGGCATTCCAGCTTCCTCATCATGGCCCTGACGTGGACTCTGTCTGCTGTCCTGGCGGGACCACTGGCCATCTTCAGAGAGTACCGTTATGAAGAGATCCCTTCCATCAACCTGCGCTTCGCTGTGTGCTCTGAGAAGTGGCCCCACGGGAGCAGTAGGGACGGAGTCATCTACAGCCTCTCAATGCTGCTCTTACAGTACATTATTCCTTTAGCTGTCATTAGTTATGCCTACATCTGCATCTGGATCAAGCTGAAGAATCACGTTAGCCCGTCCAGCCGTAACGACAGTGTCAACCGCCGCAAGAAGACCACCAAGATGTTGGccctggtggtggtggtgttcgCTACCTGCTGGCTGCCCTTTCATGTGTTTCAGCTGGCCAGTGATCTGGACCTGGTCCTCAGGTTAAAAGAGTACAAGCTGATATACACAGTGTTCCACATCGTGGCCATGTGCTCCACGTTTACCAACCCTCTCCTGTATGGGTGGATGAATAAGAACTACAGAAATGGCTTCCTCATGGTTTTTCGCTGTGAGGATAAGCCAGACACTTTCCACCCTGAGGGGTCCTTCAGGACACGGTCCCTAAGGGGGATGACTTTGAATGGGCGTAATGGTGGACACCCTCCAACAGCTGTatga